In Candidatus Pantoea floridensis, the genomic window AAGAACGCTAAGTGGTCTAATGGTGAGCCGGTAACCGCACAAGATTTCGTTTACAGCTGGCAGCGTCTGGTCGATCCAAAAACCGCATCCCCGTACGCTAGCTATCCACAATATGGCCACATCGTGAATGTTGATGACATCATCGCTGGCAAAAAGCCAACCTCCGATCTTGGTGTCAAAGCAATTGATGATCATACGTTGGAAGTGACGCTGAGCGAGCCGGTGCCGTACTTCTACAAGTTGCTGATTAACTCCGTCATGTCTCCGGTATATAAACCCGCCATCGAAAAATTTGGCGATCAGTGGACCCAACCGCAAAACTGGGTGGGCAATGGCGCCTTTAAACTTGAATCACACGTAATTAACGAGCGTGTGACGCTGGTGCGTAATCCGCAATATTGGGATAACGAGCACACCGTATTGAACAAAGTGACGTTCCTGCCTATCAACTCCGAAGTCAGTGATGTTAACCGTTACTTCTCTGAAAACGGCAGCGATATCACTTATAACAACATGCCCATCGAGCTGTTCAAAAAGCTGCAGCGTGATAATGGCAAAGAGTTGATGGTGAAGCCGTATCTCTGCACCTACTACTACGAAATTAACAACCAGAAAGCCCCGTTCACCGATCCACGCGTACGTACCGCACTGAAGCTTGGTCTGGATCGTGACATCATGGTGAACAAAGTGTTGGCTCAAGGCCAGCAGCCGGCTTACAGCTTTACTCCGCCAGCCACCGATGGTATGGAACTGTTGCCACCAGATTGGTTCAAGTGGGATCAGAACAAGCGTAATGAAGAAGCGAAAAAACTGCTGGCTGAAGCGGGTTATACCGCAGATAAACCGCTGACCTTCAATCTGCTGTACAACACCTCCGATCTGCATAAAAAACTAGCGATCGCCGCTTCTTCTATCTGGAAGAAAAATATCGGTGTGAACATCAAGCTTGAGAACCAGGAGTGGAAAACCTTCCTGGATACGCGCCATCAGGGCAACTTTGATGTTTCCCGTGCCGCATGGTGTGCCGATTACAACGAACCCACATCGTTCCTGAACATCATGCTGTCTGACAGCAGCAGTAACACCTCACATTATAAGAGCGCTGACTTCGATAAAGTTATCCACGATGCCGTTAAAGCCACAGACGATAAGGCGCGTGTAGCGGATTATCAGAAGGCAGAGCAGATTCTGGATAAAGACAGCACCATCGTGCCAGTTTACTACTATGTCAACGCACGTCTGGTGAAGCCTTACGTGGGTGGTTATACCGGTAACGATCCGCTGGATAAAACCGTCGATAAAAACCTGTATATCATTAAACATTAATAGCACTCAGGCTATCGACAGTGGCGGTGCTGCGGCACCGCCTTTTTAATTTGTGAAGCAACAGCCTGGTAGGTACGGCAATGTTAAAATTCATCCTGCGTCGGCTCCTCGAAGCCATCCCGACGCTATTTATTCTCATCACCATCTCTTTCTTCATGATGCGACTGGCACCCGGCAGTCCATTTACCGGCGAGCGTGTGCTTTCGCCAGAGGTGATGGCAAATATCGAAGCGAAATACCATCTCAACGATCCGATAGGCAAACAATACCTGAGCTATCTGGTGCAGTTAGCACACGGTGATTTTGGGCCATCGTTCAAATACAAAGATTACTCGGTGAATTATCTGGTAGGCCATGCCTTCCCGGTTTCAGCCAAACTCGGCCTGGCGGCATTTTTCCTCGCCGTGGTGCTGGGCGTGACGGCCGGCGTCATCGCGGCCTTAAAGCAAAACAGTCTGTGGGATTATGCCGTGATGGGGGTCGCGATGACCGGCGTGGTGATCCCCAGCTTTGTCGTGGCACCATTACTGGTGCTGGTCTTTGCGATAACCCTACGCTGGCTGCCTGGCGGCGGCTGGAACGGCGGCCAATGGAATTACATGCTGCTGCCGATGGTGGCGCTCTCATTGGCCTATATTGCCAGCATCGCGCGTATTACCCGCGGTTCGATGATTGAAGTGATGCACTCAAACTTCATCCGTACAGCACGCGCTAAAGGCTTGCCGCTGCGTCGTATCGTGCTGCGCCATGCGCTGAAGCCCGCTATGCTGCCAGTCTTATCCTACATGGGGCCAGCATTTGTCGGCATTATCACCGGTTCAATGGTGATTGAATCTATCTATGGTTTGCCTGGCATCGGTCAGCTGTTCGTTAACGGGGCACTGAACCGAGACTATTCGCTGGTGATGAGTCTAACCATTCTGGTTGGCGTTCTGACCATTCTGTTTAACGCGATCGTTGATGTGCTCTATGCCGTTATCGATCCAAAAATCCGTTACTGATTGTGGAGCTCGCCCATGATGTTAAGTAAGAAAAACAGCGAAGCTCTGGATGCCTTCAGTGAAAAACTGGAAGTCGAAGGGCGCAGCCTCTGGCAGGATGCGCGTCGCCGCTTTATTCACAACCGTGCTGCGTTCATCAGTCTGTTGGTGTTACTAGTAATCACGCTGTTCGTAGTGTTTGCACCTATGTTGTCGCAGTTCAAATATGACGATACCGACTGGGCGATGATGTCTGCTGCGCCGGATACGGTTTCTGGCCACTGGTTTGGTACCGACTCATCGGGACGCGATCTGCTGGTGCGCGTCGCGATTGGTGGCCGTATCTCGCTGATGGTCGGCATCGCTTCCGCCTTGATCGCGGTACTGGTGGGCACGCTCTATGGCTCATTAGCCGGTTATCTGGGCGGTAAAATTGACTCAGTCATGATGCGTATCCTCGAGATCCTCAACTCCTTCCCGTTTATGTTCTTCGTCATCCTGCTCGTAACCTTCTTTGGACGTAACATTCTGCTGATCTTTGTGGCGATTGGCATGGTGTCGTGGCTGGATATGGCGCGTATCGTGCGCGGTCAGACGCTGGGCCTGAAACGTAAAGAGTTTATCGAAGCGGCGCAGGTAGGGGGCGTGAGTACTTTCAATATCGTACTGCGTCACATCGTGCCTAATGTGCTGGGTGTGGTGGTGGTGTACGCCTCGCTGCTGGTTCCGAGCATGATTCTGTTTGAATCTTTCCTCAGTTTCCTCGGACTCGGTACGCAAGAGCCCCTGAGTAGTTGGGGCGCGCTGCTTAGCGACGGTGCTAACTCAATGGAAGTGTCGCCGTGGTTACTAATGTTCCCTGCAGGCTTCCTTGTGGTCACGCTGTTCTGTTTTAACTTTATCGGCGATGGCTTGCGTGATGCCCTCGACCCGAAAGATCGTTAAGGAGTTTCCCGATGACTATCCATGAATTTCAGCCAGCAATAGCTGCGCGTGCGGGAAACGGTAACCTGCTACTGGATGTAAAAGATTTGCGTGTCACCTTTAGTACTCATGATGGCGATGTAACAGCTGTGAACGATCTCAACTTTTCACTGCATGCGGGTGAAACGCTTGGAATTGTGGGGGAATCTGGCTCAGGTAAATCGCAAACTGCGTTTGCCCTGATGGGGCTGCTGGCGAAAAATGGTCGTATAGGCGGTTCGGCGAAGTTTAACGGCGAAGAGATCCTTAATCTGCCGGAAAACAAGCTCAACAAGCTGCGTGCTGAGCAGATTTCGATGATCTTCCAGGATCCGATGACCTCGCTCAATCCCTATATGCGCGTGGGTGAGCAGTTAATGGAAGTGCTGAAGTTACATAAGGGCATGAACAGCGCACAGGCGTTTGAAGAGTCAGTGCGTATGCTGGACGCAGTGAAAATGCCGGAAGCACGTAAACGCATGAAGATGTTCCCGCACGAGTTCTCTGGTGGTATGCGCCAGCGTGTAATGATTGCGATGGCGCTACTGTGTCGGCCAAAACTGCTGATTGCTGATGAGCCCACCACCGCGCTCGACGTGACTGTTCAGGCGCAAATCATGACGTTGCTGAATGAGCTCAAGCGCGAATTCAACACCGCGATCGTGATGATTACCCACGATCTCGGTGTCGTAGCGGGAATCTGTGACAAAGTGCTGGTGATGTACGCCGGTCGAACGATGGAATATGGTCGCGCGCGCGATGTGTTCTATCAGCCTGCGCATCCGTATTCAATTGGCCTGCTGAGTGCAGTGCCACGTCTGGATGCCGAAGAAGGTGAGTCGCTGACCACTATTCCTGGCAACCCGCCAAACCTGCTGCGCTTACCACAAGGCTGTCCATTCCAGCCTCGTTGCGCCTACGCCATGGACATTTGCGCCAAGGCACCGCCGCTGGAACCTTTTGCTGAAGGTCGTCTGCGTGCCTGCTTCAAGCCGGTGGAGGAGTTAGTATGAGTGCCGTAGTTGAAGAGAAAAAAGTCCTCCTCGAGATCGCCGATCTTAAGGTGCACTTCGAAATTAAGGATGGCAAACAGTGGTTCTGGCAGTCGCCTCACACGCTAAAAGCAGTTGATGGTGTCAGCTTGCGTCTCTACGAAGGAGAAACGCTCGGCGTTGTGGGTGAGTCGGGCTGCGGAAAATCGACGCTGGCTCGCGCAATTATCGGGCTGGTAAAAGCCACGGAGGGACGCGTAGCGTGGCTCGGTCGCGATCTGCTGGGGCAAAGCCAGGAAGAGTGGCGCCAGGCACGCAGCGATATCCAGATGATCTTCCAGGATCCGCTGGCGTCGCTCAATCCGCGTATGACCATCGGCGATATCATTGCTGAACCGCTACGCACCTATTACCCGAAAATGCCGCGCCAGGAAGTAAAGGATAAGGTAAAAAGCATGATGATGAAGGTCGGTTTACTGCCGAACCTTATCAACCGCTATCCGCATGAGTTCTCTGGCGGTCAGTGTCAGCGTATTGGAATAGCGCGCGCTTTAATCCTTGAGCCGAAACTGATCATCTGCGATGAACCCGTGTCGGCGCTGGACGTGTCAATCCAGGCGCAGGTCGTTAACTTGTTGCAAAAGTTGCAGCGCGAAATGGGGCTGTCGCTGATCTTTATCGCGCACGATCTGGCGGTGGTCAAACACATCTCCGACCGCGTACTGGTGATGTATCTTGGCCATGCCGTGGAGCTGGGCACCTACGATGCGGTGTATAACAATCCGCAGCATCCTTATACGCGTGCGCTGATGTCGGCGGTGCCGATTCCTGACCCTGATCTGGAGAAGAATAAGCAGATCCAGCTGCTGGAAGGGGAACTACCGTCGCCAATTAATCCGCCATCAGGTTGCGTATTCCGTACGCGTTGCCCGATTGCTGGCCCAGAGTGTGCAAAAACGCGGCCGCTGCTGGAAGGCAGCTTCCGCCATGCGGTTTCGTGTTTAAAAGTCGATCCGCTATAAATAAAAACGCCGGGTGGATGCCCGGCGTTTTTTTAAAGGATACTTACTCGCGCCACAGAATGTGGCAGAGCTTGTGATCTTTTTCACGGCACAGCAGTACGCGCGCGAACACATCTGTAATCGGCTCGCCATCGGCTTCGCCCAATCCAATCACCACTTCAGCGAAGAAGTCGGGGTTCAGATCGAAATCCACATGTTCCTGCCAATCTTCAGAAGGATCGAAAAGCTCTGCGCCCCCGCGCTCTTCAAACTGCAGATTGAAAAGAATGATGTCTGCGGGATCAAGGTTGTCGCCTGCCAGCTCAAGAAAAATATCGTAAGCCTGCTCCAGCGTTTCATCTTCAGTAAGGCGATTATTTAAATCCATGGTCATTCCTGCTTGCCGTGAGGCGGTAATATTTTCGCTCGTTTTACAGTAAAGGACTAAAGAAGTAAAACAGTCGTTCAACGATGCGCTGCCACCAGGCACGTTTCGCCCAGCGCGCACCATCCAGTAAGCGTGAGCGGGCGATATAATCATCTTGTACCGTGGCGAGATCGCTGCCGAAGCCGTCATCATCTACCACCAATGTGATCTCAAAATTAAGCCAAAGGCTGCGCATATCCAGGTTAACGGTGCCCACTAAACTCAGTTGCCCATCCACCAGAACGCTTTTGGTATGCAATAAGCCATCTTCGAACTGATAAATTTTCACGCCTGCTTCGAGCAGTTCGGTGAAGAAGGCGCGGCTAGCCCAACCAACCAGCAACGAATCATTGTGGCGCGGTACAATAATGCTGACTTCAACCCCACGTAATGCAGCGGTGCAGATGGCGTGCAGCAAGTCATCGCTGGGTACGAAGTAGGGCGTTGTCATGATCAACTGCTCACGTGCTGAGTAAACCGCGGTGAGCAGTGCCTGATGAATCATATCTTCCGGAAAGCCGGGACCGGAGGCGATCACCTGAATGGTATGGCCACTTTCCTGCTCGAATGGCATGACATTCGCATCAGGTGCCGGCGGCAGAATACGTTTACCCGTTTCAATTTCCCAGTCGCAGGCATACACAATGCCCATAGTGGTGGCCACGGGACCTTCCATGCGTGCCATCAGATCGATCCACTGTCCGACACCGGCATCCTGCTTAAAGAAGCGTGGATCGACCAGATTCATGCTGCCGGTGTAGGCGATGTAGTTATCGATTAGCACCACTTTCCGATGCTGGCGTAAATCCATACGACGCAGGAACACACGTAGCAGGCTTACCTGAAGCGCTTCAACCACATCGATGCCCGCATTGCGCATCATATTGACCCACGGGCTGCGGAAGAAGGTGACGCTACCGGCTGAATCCAGCATTAAGCGGCAATGTACGCCGCGCCGCGATGCAGCCATCAGTGATTCTGCTACTTCATCGGCTAACCCGCCGGGATGCCAGATATAGAACACCATCTCGATATTATGGCGCGCCAGCTGGATGTCGCGAATCAGCGCATGCATGACATCATCGGAGCTGGTCAGCAACTGCAACTGATTGCCTTTAACGCCGGCAATCCCCTGGCGATGACGACACAGCTCAAACAACGAGCGCGCGACTTCGCTATGTTCTGTGGCGAAAATGTGGCGGCACTGTGTAAGATCGTTAAGCCATTTAGCGGTTGAAGGCCACATGGTGCGGGCACGTTCAGCACGCCGTTTGCCCAAATGCAGTTCACCAAATGAGAGATAAGCGATTATACCCACCAGCGGCAATATATAGATGATCAGCAGCCAGGCCATTGCCGAGGTCACCGCGCGCCGTTTCATCAGAATGCGTAGCGTGACACCCGCAATCAGCAACCAGTAGCCAAAGAGCAGCAACCAACTGATAAGGGTATAAAATGTGGTCATTAAGTGGACATCCTGTTCGCGCTTTGAAGTGCAAAGTTTACGTGCTGATCACAGGTAGTGAAACCTTTAATCGTGAATGACACTTCGATGAAGGTTTCGATTTGGCATTTTGGAGCAGATCTTTATAATCCCTGCCGAGTTTAGCCTGTCTGAGAGGATGTGATGAGACGCAGCAAAAATGAAGTGGCGCGCTGGAGAATGTTACGTCAGGTACATCGTCGCCGTGCTCGCTGGCTGGAAGGGCAATCGCGTCGATACAAACGTATCCACACCATTCGTCATCAGGTAGCGCAACAACATCGCCGCTCTATTCTATTTATTTCACAAATGGTCTGATTGGCATACGCGGCTTTATGCGCCGCGTAGCACCACGATCACGTTGACCATCTGTAATGCTGCTGCTAGCACAATCAGCATGACGATGTGCTGTCGTGCGTTGCGCCAGCCTTGCTGACGCCATACCAGAAGTGCTCTGCCAATGAGTACAAACACCGCCAAAAGCAGTAAAACAGGCTGCCACATAAATCAGAAAACGCGTTTAAACGGCTTAACCGCGACTTTCTCATAGACGCCTGCTGCGATATAGGGATCATCTTTGGCCCAGGATTCCGCGACTTCCAGTGAGGAGAATTCAGCGATAATCACGGAGCCGGTGAAACCCGCCGGACCTGGATCATTACTATCAACCGCTGGTAGCGGGCCTGCAGCAATCAGACGGCCTTCATCCTGCAGCAGCTTCAAACGAGCAAGATGCGCGGGACGTACCGAATTGCGTTTTTCCAGTGAATCAGCGGTATCTTCCGCATAAATGACGTAAAGCACGATGGGATACTCCCGTTAGACTTGCCGAAATTGCGTGACACGTTAAGTGATCGTTAATCAGAGTGCAAACGAAAGATATTTACACTGTCATTCAGCGCAAAGAGGGTTAAAAAAAGCCTTAAAATGGGTGCCTTACACATCGCTTATTGAAACTGATTGCTATTTGCATTTAAAATCTGCGCTTCACTCAATGAACATGAATGATATGACCACGTTGACTACGCCTTTTCCTACACGTACTCCTGTTGCTGTAATTTTATCCGTGGTACTTCACGGTTCGTTGATTGCTGGCATTCTCTATGCATCCTTTCATCAGGTCATTGAAGTTCCAAAAGCGTCACAGCCAATTAGCGTGTCCCTTGTGGCACCGGAAGTGCAGCCAGAGCCTGCACCCGCAGAGGTGACACCGCCGCCGCCAGAGCCCGAACCAGAGCCAGAAGTGGCGCCTGAACCGCCTAAGGTTGAGCCAGTGCCCATTCCTAAACCTGAACCTAAGCCGAAGCCTAAACCCAAACCGAAGCCTAAGGTTGAGAAAAAGCCTGAGCCGAAACCACGGCAGGAAGTGAAGCCACAGGAAAATCCGGTCAAACAAGAGGCGCCTACTACGCAGACACGCCCAACGACAGCACCTAAAGCAAATCCGACTGCGACCCCAAGCGTTTCAGATGGCCCGAAAGCGATGAATGTGAGTAAGCCCGCTTATCCCGCGCGTGCATTTGCGCTACGCGTAGAAGGACGCGTACGCGTGCAGTTTGATGTGGATAGTGATGGTCGCGTAGACAACGTGGAGATTTTATCTGCTGAACCGCGCAATATGTTTGAGCGAGAAGTGAAACAGGCTATGAAGAAATGGCGCTATCAACCCGGTCGTCCAGGCAAAAATCTGACCATGAATATCGTGTTCCGTATTAATGGCGGCGCGAATATTGAGTAAAACCATGTGATTGATGAGCAAAAAGAAAGCGGTCAGATGACCGCTTTTTGCGTTTTAAACATCGCTTAGATGACTTCTGCCGGGCGGCAGGGGGCGAGATTGCCCGGTGTTATCAACGGCCACGTAGACAAATACCGCTTCAGTGGCACAGTAAGTCTGACCGATAGGTTCAGACGAAACTTTCTTAATCCACACTTCGACATTGATGGTCATCGAGCTATTGCCGGTGCGGATGCAGCGAGCATAGCAACTCACCACATCGCCCACCGCTACCGGTTTGAGGAATGTCATCCCATCAACGCGCACGGTGACAACGCGACCTTCGGCGATCTCTTTCGCCTTAATGGCGCCGCCCATGTCCATCTGCGACATCAACCAGCCACCAAAAATATCGCCATTGGCATTGGTATCTGCGGGCATTGCCAGAGTGCGCAATACCATTTCGCCTTGCGGCGACTTATGTTTTTCTTCCATTGCTCAGTTCTTCTGCAGGTGAAGAGAAGCCCGACAATATCGGGCGGAGTCGCTTTATTTTTGTTCTTGTTGCGGCATCTGTCGCCAGATATATACGCCGCTTAGCAGGGTGAAGAGTAGGGTCAGGCCGGTCAGACCGAACACTTTAAAGTTAACCCAAAACTCCTGCGATAACCAAAACGCAACATAAATATTTGCCAGACCGCAAGCGAGGAAAAAAATCGCCCAGGCAATATTAAGATGACGCCAAACGCCTGAAGGCAGCTGTAGCTCTTTACCTAGCATGCTTTGGATCAACGGTTGTTTCATGAACCACTGGCTATAAAGCAGCGCCAGTGCGAACAAGGAGTAGATCACGGTGACTTTCCATTTGATGAACTCATCGTTATGGAACACCAGCGTTAGCGTGCCAAAAACGGCTACCAGCACGAAGGTAAAAATGGTCATCTTTTCCAGCTTACGATACAGCACCCAGCTGACGACCAGCGCCAGGCCAGTCGCAACAATGAGTGCGCCAGATGCCACAAAAATGTCGTACAGCTTGTAAAAGATGAAGAAAACTACCAGGGGAAGAAAATCGAGTAACTGCTTCATAGCGTTTCCAATTAGGGCAGGAGCGTTCAGTTAAGGGCGCCCAATTGAGCGCCTTAACGATTAACGTAACAGCATATAGAGCCGGTACAGATAGATAATTAATACAGCGGAGACCAGATTGCCCAGCGCGTTTAACACCACGGAAGCGATGTTCGCAGGAAGTACGGTCAGCGATGAAAAGAAGAACATTAAAACGATCTTTGCCAGCAGCCACAGCACGATCGCTGGCGCAATGACCTTAATGTTTTTCCACGCGAGACGCATACTGGCACGCATGGCAGCGAAGACCCCTTGCTTTTCACTGGCCAGAATCACTGGCGCCAGCGAAAACAGTATCGCCAGAATCACGCCCGGTACCATCAGTACCATAAAGCCCAATTGCACCAGCAGCGTGATCAGGAAAGTTTGCAACAGTAGCTTTGGCAGCATGGGTGCAGAAGCGCCAATCGCACGTAGCGCACTGACGCGTTGTCCACCAGAAACCATGGGGATCAGGCATAGCATGCCACCCAGCAGCAGCGTGTTGCCAATCAGGGCCGCGAAGGTTCCCGCCGCAGATGCACGCAGGAGAATTCGTTGCTGATCGGGTGACATATTCTGCACGAGCTCAAACAGCGACGATGCACTGTCATCTGACTGACTTAACAACGATAGCTGCTCTTCACCAGGCGTTAACGCATGGCCGACAATCACAGTAATGAACGAGGTCAGCAGTGCCATCAGTAAAATAGTAACCAACTGATGGCGCAAAAAATTTCCTGTGTCACGGTATAACGAGCTTGCCGTGATAGACATGTAAACTCCTTGAAAGAACCGGATTAATTAACCCGGCGATTGTACATGTTCTATTGGCGTGCTGGCACCCGCATTGCGATAACTTTATGTCATCTCAGGTAAAGAAGGGTGAAAAAGGGCGGGAAGACCATAGCGCGCACGGGCGCGATCGCAGGCTTCGTTCACCTCCCCGTTCTCTCCAGACATCGAAAATTCACGGCAAGGCGACGGACGTTGCTGATAAATACCGCAGGATACGCAGCCGCCAACGTCCCCTTGCAGCGCAATACAGTGCGGCTGACGATCGTTGGTGCCGCGCATATTGCGCATCAGTAGGCCTAACGGTTCGGTTAACTCAACGGGGACGGCACCGGCGCCATCATCGGCTTCGGCCCAGTAAAAGGAGACACGGAAGTACGCGCAACATGCGCCACACGTCATACAGGGGTTAAGTAAATCGCTCATCTGATCGCCCGCCACTCCTCATGCATCGAACCAAAATCACTCAGGAAAAAGTAAAATAATCACCCCAAAAAATTTTCGCAAGCAGACAATTATTGCGCCGTGTAAAGCCAAAATTGATCTGAATCAATTCATTGTTTTTTAAGTGATTAATTTATATTGAGGAAGATGATCTTTTACCAAAAAAGGGGTAAATGTTGTGCCGCGAACACGATTAAGACCCTACTTTATTTGGCAAAGGAGTGATTATGAAACTGGCAAAATGCGCGCTGCTAATGGCACTGGCCATCCCGCAACTGGCACTGGCTCATGAAGCAGGTGATTTCTTTATGCGCGCAGGTAGCGCGACCGTACGTCCGACCGAAGGCTCTGACAATGTGCTGGGAATGGGCGGCTTCAATGTAAGTAACGATACCCAACTTGGTTTAACCTTTACCTATATGGCGACGGACAACATTGGCGTTGAATTGTTAGCAGCAACCCCCTTCCGTCATAAAGTTGGCCTCGGCGCCACCGGCAACCTTGCCACCGTGCGCCAGCTGCCACCGACATTAATGGCGCAATACTATTTCTTTGATAGCAATAGCAAAGTGCGTCCTTATGTCGGCGCGGGTATCAACTACACCACTTTTTATGATGCAAAATTTAATCAGACAGGCAAAGACGCCGGTTTAAGCGATCTCAGTGTGAAAGATTCGTGGGGGCTGGCGGGTCAGGTTGGTTTGGATTATCAAATCAACCGCGACTGGATGCTTAATGCATCGCTGTGGTACATGGACATTGATACAGAGGTGAAATTCAAAGCCAACGGTGAGCAGCAAAATATTAATACTCGCATCGATCCCTGGGTATTCTTCTTCGGCGTGGGTTACCGTTTCTAACGGGGATGCCGTAAAGGAAACGGGCGACCAGATGGTCGCCCGTTGTGTTATTTAATCTGCATATTGTTAACCACAGATTTTACACCCGCTACGCTGCGCGTTACTGCAACGGCACGGTTAGCCATCTGTGGTGAGCTAACAAAACCACTCAGCTGAACTTTGCCCTTGAAGGTTTCAACGTTGATCTCAGTAGATTTCAGCGATTCATCATTTAACAACTGTGCCTTAACTTTGGTGGTGACAACCGTATCGTCGATGTATCCACCCGTGCCTTCTTTTGTTGCTGTTGGTGCACAAGCGCTCAGCGTCAGTGCCACTACTGCAGCCATCAAAAATCCTGCCACGACTTTGAAAAAATTCATTGGTTATCTCCCTGTCTTAGATGATGTTTCGCCGCAATGGGGCGGCGCAGTTAATTGTGGTCTGAGCTTGCGCAATCGGCAAACCTCTCGATGCGAAAAAGTTAGAAATGCGTGATTTTTGCCACTTATTGATCCAATAACACGTTTATCGACCAGGTTAGGCTGGTGGTGCAGGTTAAAAGTGATGTTGATTGATTAAAACGAGCAGATCTGAGCGGCAACACAGACGTTGCAGGGAAACAAAATGTAGAAACGAGACCTTATCCGCGTGCGCGAATAAGGCCTCGTGATTTTAGAGGGTGGCTGCTTTAAGGTTGCTAACGAAGGTTTTCAGTTCGCTGAGCAGGCTGGCGGGATCGTTTTGGTTACGTTCAATGATTTTCACAATCGCTGAGCCGGAAATTGCACCTGCAGCGCCTGCCGCAATGGCGTCCTTTACCTGACCTGGCTCGGAAATACCAAACCCCTGCAGCGGCGGAGCCGCATTGAATTCACGCAGCTTCTCAACCAGATGATGCAGCGGCTGGCTTGCACGATTCTCTGAGCCGGTAACACCAGCACGGGACAGCAAATAGGTGTAACCGCGGCCGTGCTGAGCAATTTCGTGCAGTAGCGCATCGTCCGCATTCGGCGGACAGATAAAGATCGGTGCCACGTTGTGGCGCATTGCTGCCTGACGGAATGGCGCCGACTCCTCCACCGGAACATCCGCTACCAGCACCGAATCCACACCCACGGCGGCGCACTGCGCATAAAAATTATCGATACCTTTACTGAACACCAGATTAGCGTACATCAGCAGACCAATCGGCAGGTCAGGATATTTCTGACGTACGGTCGCCAGAATTTCAAAACACTGAGCCACCGTGGTACCGGAAGCAAAGGCACGGAGCGTAGCGCCCTGGATGGTTGGACCATCTGCCAGCGGATCGGAAAACGGAATACCGAGTTCTAAAGCATCTGCGCCGCCAGCGACTAACGTATCAATGATCTTCAGCGACAGTTCAGGCGAGGGATCGCCGAGGGTGACGAAGGGCACAAAAGCGCCTTCTTTTTTCGCCGACAGACGTTGAAACAGCTGATTATAACGTTCCATCAGATCTCTCCCTTGGCTTTCAAAATATCGTGAACGGTGAAGATGTCTTTGTCGCCGCGGCCGGAGAGGTTAACCACCAGCAGCTGCTCTTTATCCGGATTCTCGTGAATCATTTTCAACGCGTGAGCCAGCGCATGCGATGACTCTAACGCAGGGATAATCCCTTCTGAGCGACATAGTTCTTTAAAGGCGCTGAGCGCTTCGTCATCAGTAATC contains:
- the oppA gene encoding oligopeptide ABC transporter substrate-binding protein OppA translates to MNNITKKSLIAAGVLAAIGALAGNAALAATVPAGVELAAKQELVRGNGDEVQSLDPHKIEGVPEDNIARDLYEGLITSDSDGKPVPGVAESWENKDYKVWTFHLRKNAKWSNGEPVTAQDFVYSWQRLVDPKTASPYASYPQYGHIVNVDDIIAGKKPTSDLGVKAIDDHTLEVTLSEPVPYFYKLLINSVMSPVYKPAIEKFGDQWTQPQNWVGNGAFKLESHVINERVTLVRNPQYWDNEHTVLNKVTFLPINSEVSDVNRYFSENGSDITYNNMPIELFKKLQRDNGKELMVKPYLCTYYYEINNQKAPFTDPRVRTALKLGLDRDIMVNKVLAQGQQPAYSFTPPATDGMELLPPDWFKWDQNKRNEEAKKLLAEAGYTADKPLTFNLLYNTSDLHKKLAIAASSIWKKNIGVNIKLENQEWKTFLDTRHQGNFDVSRAAWCADYNEPTSFLNIMLSDSSSNTSHYKSADFDKVIHDAVKATDDKARVADYQKAEQILDKDSTIVPVYYYVNARLVKPYVGGYTGNDPLDKTVDKNLYIIKH
- the oppB gene encoding oligopeptide ABC transporter permease OppB — its product is MLKFILRRLLEAIPTLFILITISFFMMRLAPGSPFTGERVLSPEVMANIEAKYHLNDPIGKQYLSYLVQLAHGDFGPSFKYKDYSVNYLVGHAFPVSAKLGLAAFFLAVVLGVTAGVIAALKQNSLWDYAVMGVAMTGVVIPSFVVAPLLVLVFAITLRWLPGGGWNGGQWNYMLLPMVALSLAYIASIARITRGSMIEVMHSNFIRTARAKGLPLRRIVLRHALKPAMLPVLSYMGPAFVGIITGSMVIESIYGLPGIGQLFVNGALNRDYSLVMSLTILVGVLTILFNAIVDVLYAVIDPKIRY
- the oppC gene encoding oligopeptide ABC transporter permease OppC, coding for MMLSKKNSEALDAFSEKLEVEGRSLWQDARRRFIHNRAAFISLLVLLVITLFVVFAPMLSQFKYDDTDWAMMSAAPDTVSGHWFGTDSSGRDLLVRVAIGGRISLMVGIASALIAVLVGTLYGSLAGYLGGKIDSVMMRILEILNSFPFMFFVILLVTFFGRNILLIFVAIGMVSWLDMARIVRGQTLGLKRKEFIEAAQVGGVSTFNIVLRHIVPNVLGVVVVYASLLVPSMILFESFLSFLGLGTQEPLSSWGALLSDGANSMEVSPWLLMFPAGFLVVTLFCFNFIGDGLRDALDPKDR
- a CDS encoding ABC transporter ATP-binding protein produces the protein MTIHEFQPAIAARAGNGNLLLDVKDLRVTFSTHDGDVTAVNDLNFSLHAGETLGIVGESGSGKSQTAFALMGLLAKNGRIGGSAKFNGEEILNLPENKLNKLRAEQISMIFQDPMTSLNPYMRVGEQLMEVLKLHKGMNSAQAFEESVRMLDAVKMPEARKRMKMFPHEFSGGMRQRVMIAMALLCRPKLLIADEPTTALDVTVQAQIMTLLNELKREFNTAIVMITHDLGVVAGICDKVLVMYAGRTMEYGRARDVFYQPAHPYSIGLLSAVPRLDAEEGESLTTIPGNPPNLLRLPQGCPFQPRCAYAMDICAKAPPLEPFAEGRLRACFKPVEELV
- the oppF gene encoding murein tripeptide/oligopeptide ABC transporter ATP binding protein OppF — protein: MSAVVEEKKVLLEIADLKVHFEIKDGKQWFWQSPHTLKAVDGVSLRLYEGETLGVVGESGCGKSTLARAIIGLVKATEGRVAWLGRDLLGQSQEEWRQARSDIQMIFQDPLASLNPRMTIGDIIAEPLRTYYPKMPRQEVKDKVKSMMMKVGLLPNLINRYPHEFSGGQCQRIGIARALILEPKLIICDEPVSALDVSIQAQVVNLLQKLQREMGLSLIFIAHDLAVVKHISDRVLVMYLGHAVELGTYDAVYNNPQHPYTRALMSAVPIPDPDLEKNKQIQLLEGELPSPINPPSGCVFRTRCPIAGPECAKTRPLLEGSFRHAVSCLKVDPL
- a CDS encoding HI1450 family dsDNA-mimic protein — encoded protein: MTMDLNNRLTEDETLEQAYDIFLELAGDNLDPADIILFNLQFEERGGAELFDPSEDWQEHVDFDLNPDFFAEVVIGLGEADGEPITDVFARVLLCREKDHKLCHILWRE